The Cellulomonas fulva genome includes a window with the following:
- the nuoH gene encoding NADH-quinone oxidoreductase subunit NuoH, with the protein MRTQLLAEPIAPVTADFSNDTWWIWLIKAVVILAFLLTSVLFAIWFERKVVARMQVRPGPNVHGPFGLLQSLADAMKLLFKEDMTVKAADKVVYIVAPMIAVFCSLLTFAVIPLGPSVSMFGIETPLQLTDFPVAVLYILACASVGVYGIVLGGWSSNSTYPLLGGVRSTAQVISYELAMGMSLVSVFLLAGSMSTSQIVDSQTQIWWFLPLLPAFVIYVVSMVGETNRLPFDLPEAEGELVGGYMTEYSSMKFAWFFLAEYINMLNVSAVATTLFLGGWRAPFIPADSFLQQGWWPVLWFLAKLWALMFFFVWVRGSVLRFRYDQFMKLGWKVLIPASLVWLVCVAVVQGLRQFPEFDDVELNTILFVLAGIVLAGVVVSLFIPEKKPEPEPEPSRVLDAFADGYPVPPLPGQVLPPSPRAGRVPVAATVGAPAGADGPSTDDPTETDPKEVHGG; encoded by the coding sequence ATGCGCACGCAGCTGCTCGCCGAGCCGATCGCGCCCGTCACCGCGGACTTCAGCAACGACACGTGGTGGATCTGGCTGATCAAGGCCGTGGTGATCCTGGCGTTCCTGCTGACCAGCGTGCTGTTCGCGATCTGGTTCGAGCGCAAGGTCGTCGCGCGCATGCAGGTGCGGCCCGGTCCCAACGTGCACGGCCCGTTCGGCCTCCTGCAGTCGCTCGCGGACGCCATGAAGCTCCTGTTCAAGGAGGACATGACGGTCAAGGCGGCCGACAAGGTCGTCTATATCGTCGCGCCGATGATCGCGGTGTTCTGCTCGCTGCTGACGTTCGCGGTGATCCCGCTGGGGCCGTCGGTCAGCATGTTCGGGATCGAGACCCCGCTGCAGCTCACCGACTTCCCGGTCGCGGTGCTCTACATCCTGGCCTGCGCGTCGGTCGGCGTGTACGGCATCGTGCTCGGCGGCTGGTCCTCGAACTCCACCTACCCGCTGCTCGGCGGGGTGCGCTCCACGGCGCAGGTGATCAGCTACGAGCTCGCGATGGGCATGTCCCTGGTCAGCGTGTTCCTGCTCGCGGGCTCGATGTCCACGTCGCAGATCGTCGACTCGCAGACGCAGATCTGGTGGTTCCTCCCGCTGCTCCCGGCGTTCGTGATCTACGTGGTCTCGATGGTCGGCGAGACCAACCGCCTGCCGTTCGACCTCCCCGAGGCCGAGGGCGAGCTGGTCGGCGGGTACATGACCGAGTACTCGTCGATGAAGTTCGCCTGGTTCTTCCTGGCGGAGTACATCAACATGCTCAACGTCTCGGCCGTCGCCACCACGCTCTTCCTGGGCGGCTGGCGCGCCCCCTTCATCCCGGCGGACAGCTTCCTGCAGCAGGGCTGGTGGCCCGTGCTGTGGTTCCTGGCCAAGCTCTGGGCGCTGATGTTCTTCTTCGTGTGGGTGCGCGGCTCGGTGCTGCGGTTCCGGTACGACCAGTTCATGAAGCTGGGCTGGAAGGTCCTCATCCCCGCGTCGCTCGTCTGGCTCGTGTGCGTCGCCGTGGTGCAGGGCCTGCGCCAGTTCCCGGAGTTCGACGACGTGGAGCTCAACACGATCCTGTTCGTGCTGGCCGGCATCGTGCTGGCGGGCGTCGTGGTGTCGCTGTTCATCCCCGAGAAGAAGCCCGAGCCGGAGCCGGAGCCGTCCCGCGTGCTCGACGCGTTCGCCGACGGCTACCCCGTGCCCCCGCTGCCCGGCCAGGTGCTGCCCCCGTCGCCCCGCGCCGGACGCGTGCCGGTGGCCGCCACGGTCGGTGCGCCGGCCGGCGCGGACGGCCCGTCGACGGACGACCCGACCGAGACCGACCCGAAGGAGGTGCACGGTGGCTGA
- the nuoI gene encoding NADH-quinone oxidoreductase subunit NuoI yields the protein MPRSTGLRALLAPVGGFGVTLSNMFRKTVTEQYPRETVPTKPRYHGRHQLNRYADGLEKCIGCELCAWACPADAIYVEAGDNTPDEQYSPGERYGRVYQINYLRCIFCGLCIEACPTRALTMTNEYELAGPTRAGMIYEKDDLLAPLRSGMLAAPHPMVEGTTDTEYYRGQVTTATDAQRAWVREQRPDDPTLPEGAGLEAANVPGPTAALMAEHVAGARRQGGAR from the coding sequence ATCCCGCGGTCGACCGGCCTGCGCGCCCTGCTCGCCCCCGTGGGCGGGTTCGGCGTGACGCTGTCGAACATGTTCCGCAAGACGGTCACCGAGCAGTACCCGCGGGAGACCGTCCCGACGAAGCCGCGCTACCACGGGCGGCACCAGCTCAACCGGTACGCCGACGGGCTGGAGAAGTGCATCGGCTGCGAGCTGTGCGCGTGGGCGTGCCCCGCGGACGCGATCTACGTCGAGGCGGGCGACAACACGCCCGACGAGCAGTACTCGCCCGGTGAGCGGTACGGGCGCGTGTACCAGATCAACTACCTGCGCTGCATCTTCTGCGGGCTGTGCATCGAGGCCTGCCCGACGCGCGCGCTGACGATGACGAACGAGTACGAGCTCGCGGGTCCGACGCGCGCCGGGATGATCTACGAGAAGGACGACCTTCTGGCGCCGCTGCGGTCCGGCATGCTCGCCGCGCCGCACCCGATGGTGGAGGGCACGACCGACACCGAGTACTACCGCGGCCAGGTGACCACGGCCACCGACGCGCAGCGGGCGTGGGTGCGCGAGCAGCGGCCCGACGACCCGACGCTGCCGGAGGGCGCGGGCCTCGAGGCCGCGAACGTGCCCGGGCCCACCGCGGCGCTCATGGCGGAGCACGTCGCGGGCGCGCGCCGGCAGGGGGGTGCCCGGTGA
- a CDS encoding NADH-quinone oxidoreductase subunit J, with amino-acid sequence MSALLHTALHTAVDAGGDATTGEAVLFWILAPVMVIASLGLLFARKAVHAALAVILVMICLAFMYVAQGAPFLGVVQVVVYTGAIMMLFLFVLMLVGVGSADSLVETLRGQRWIGWLAGLGLVVVLAGVIGTVSYPSPTGLASANENSNPEGIAHLIFGEHVFAMEVVGALLVTAALGALVLTHRRRLTPHVGQKERAAARVREGHHLAPLPAPGVYAKHNAMDVPALDPYGRPIESSVPRVLRVRGQEADADEYAARIGRVIAGRAAADRGTGADGVDGQHGNPPPQADPEGADVGAPWIGDAVAGTDASAPDSEEGK; translated from the coding sequence GTGAGCGCACTGCTCCACACGGCGCTGCACACGGCCGTGGACGCGGGTGGCGACGCGACGACCGGCGAGGCCGTGCTGTTCTGGATCCTCGCCCCCGTCATGGTGATCGCGTCGCTCGGCCTGCTGTTCGCGCGCAAGGCGGTGCACGCGGCGCTGGCCGTGATCCTGGTGATGATCTGCCTGGCGTTCATGTACGTCGCGCAGGGGGCGCCCTTCCTGGGCGTCGTCCAGGTGGTCGTCTACACCGGCGCGATCATGATGCTCTTCCTGTTCGTCCTCATGCTCGTGGGCGTCGGCAGCGCGGACTCCCTGGTGGAGACGCTGCGCGGCCAGCGCTGGATCGGCTGGCTGGCGGGGCTCGGCCTGGTCGTCGTGCTCGCGGGCGTGATCGGCACCGTCTCCTACCCGTCGCCGACGGGTCTGGCGAGCGCGAACGAGAACTCGAACCCCGAGGGCATCGCCCACCTGATCTTCGGCGAGCACGTGTTCGCCATGGAGGTGGTGGGTGCGCTGCTCGTGACCGCCGCGCTCGGTGCGCTGGTGCTCACGCACCGCCGCCGGCTGACGCCGCACGTCGGGCAGAAGGAGCGCGCCGCGGCGCGCGTCCGCGAGGGCCACCACCTCGCGCCCCTGCCCGCGCCGGGCGTGTACGCCAAGCACAACGCCATGGACGTGCCGGCGCTGGACCCGTACGGCCGGCCGATCGAGAGCTCGGTGCCCCGCGTGCTGCGCGTGCGCGGGCAGGAGGCCGACGCCGACGAGTACGCCGCGCGCATCGGGCGCGTCATCGCCGGCCGCGCCGCCGCGGACCGCGGCACGGGCGCCGACGGTGTCGACGGCCAGCACGGCAACCCCCCGCCGCAGGCCGACCCGGAGGGCGCCGACGTCGGCGCCCCGTGGATCGGCGACGCGGTCGCGGGCACCGACGCCTCGGCACCGGACTCGGAGGAGGGCAAGTGA
- the nuoK gene encoding NADH-quinone oxidoreductase subunit NuoK — protein sequence MTLTHYLVLSGILFSVGATTVLLRRQAIIAFMGIELMLNATNLALVTFSRIHGSLTGQVLAFFVMVVAAAEVVVGLAIIVAIFRTRRSASVDDVNLLKS from the coding sequence GTGACGCTCACCCACTACCTGGTGCTCTCGGGGATCCTGTTCTCCGTCGGGGCCACCACGGTGCTGCTGCGGCGCCAGGCGATCATCGCGTTCATGGGCATCGAGCTCATGCTCAACGCGACCAACCTCGCCCTGGTCACGTTCTCCCGCATCCACGGCTCGCTCACGGGGCAGGTCCTCGCGTTCTTCGTCATGGTCGTGGCCGCCGCCGAGGTCGTCGTCGGCCTGGCGATCATCGTGGCGATCTTCCGTACCCGCCGGTCGGCCTCGGTCGACGACGTCAACCTGCTGAAGAGCTGA
- the nuoL gene encoding NADH-quinone oxidoreductase subunit L, with product MHTLISLAGPLPQALGTETLAPAGETVSGGIFAVAPLLVGIPLASAAILLLLGRRSDRWGHWLGVLASAAAFVVGLLTFLRVLDRPADSRVLDVRLGTWIDAGALHVDAGMRLDPLSLTFVLLVTFVGTLIHVYSVAYMDHDRDRRRFFAYLNLFVAAMLILVLADSYLLLFVGWEGVGLASYLLIGFWNHNTPYAVAAKKAFVANRVGDVGLLVAMGLMFAHFGSLDFGTVLADPGSAASEGTLTAIGLMLLLAACGKSAQFPLQSWLGDAMAGPTPVSALIHAATMVTAGVYLIVRSGAVFEAAPTAQLVVVIIGAITLLFGAIVGCAKDDIKKALAASTMSQIGYMVLAAGLGPIGYAFAIFHLVTHGFFKAGMFLGAGSVMHGMDDQVDMRRFGGLARYMKITWLTFMMGWLAILGIPPFSGFFSKDKIIEAAFVPVDGAEWRAWVFGTVALLGAGITSFYMSRLFFMTFEGDRRWTTRKDGSEQHPHESPALMTWPMIILAVGSVGLGLVLAVGDRFVDWLEPVTGHAEHGEPVLPAWSLIAITLAAVVVGLVLAWRRYAVSTVPVVPPLGTTLTRAARVDLYQDAVNDALLVEPGQHLTRSLVYADHAVVDGGSKGLAHTTVGLGALLRRAQTGYVRTYAATMLGGLVVLLVVVLAVQS from the coding sequence GTGCACACCCTGATCTCGCTCGCCGGCCCGCTGCCGCAGGCGCTCGGCACCGAGACCCTCGCCCCTGCCGGCGAGACCGTCTCCGGCGGCATCTTCGCCGTCGCGCCGCTGCTCGTCGGCATCCCGCTGGCCTCCGCGGCGATCCTCCTGCTGCTCGGGCGGCGGTCCGACCGATGGGGCCACTGGCTCGGCGTGCTCGCCTCGGCGGCCGCGTTCGTCGTCGGGCTCCTGACGTTCCTGCGCGTCCTGGACCGCCCCGCGGACAGCCGGGTGCTCGACGTGCGCCTGGGGACCTGGATCGACGCGGGCGCGCTGCACGTGGACGCGGGGATGCGGCTCGACCCGCTCTCGCTCACGTTCGTGCTGCTGGTGACGTTCGTCGGCACGCTCATCCACGTGTACTCCGTGGCGTACATGGACCACGACCGCGACCGGCGCCGGTTCTTCGCGTACCTGAACCTGTTCGTCGCGGCGATGCTGATCCTGGTGCTCGCCGACTCCTACCTCCTGCTCTTCGTCGGCTGGGAGGGCGTGGGTCTCGCGTCGTACCTGCTCATCGGGTTCTGGAACCACAACACGCCCTACGCGGTGGCGGCCAAGAAGGCGTTCGTCGCCAACCGCGTCGGTGACGTCGGCCTGCTGGTCGCGATGGGGCTGATGTTCGCCCACTTCGGGTCGCTGGACTTCGGCACCGTGCTCGCCGACCCCGGGTCCGCCGCGAGCGAGGGCACGCTGACCGCGATCGGGCTCATGCTGCTGCTCGCCGCGTGCGGCAAGTCGGCGCAGTTCCCGCTGCAGTCCTGGCTCGGTGACGCGATGGCGGGTCCCACGCCCGTGTCGGCGCTCATCCACGCCGCGACCATGGTCACCGCGGGCGTGTACCTGATCGTGCGTTCCGGGGCCGTCTTCGAGGCCGCGCCCACCGCGCAGCTCGTCGTCGTGATCATCGGGGCGATCACCCTGCTGTTCGGGGCGATCGTGGGCTGCGCCAAGGACGACATCAAGAAGGCGCTGGCCGCCTCCACCATGTCGCAGATCGGCTACATGGTGCTCGCCGCCGGTCTGGGCCCGATCGGCTACGCGTTCGCGATCTTCCACCTGGTCACGCACGGCTTCTTCAAGGCCGGCATGTTCCTGGGCGCCGGCTCCGTCATGCACGGCATGGACGACCAGGTCGACATGCGGCGGTTCGGCGGGCTCGCGCGGTACATGAAGATCACCTGGCTCACCTTCATGATGGGCTGGCTCGCGATCCTCGGGATCCCGCCGTTCTCCGGGTTCTTCTCCAAGGACAAGATCATCGAGGCCGCCTTCGTGCCCGTCGACGGCGCCGAGTGGCGCGCCTGGGTGTTCGGCACCGTCGCGCTGCTGGGCGCCGGCATCACGTCCTTCTACATGTCCCGGCTGTTCTTCATGACGTTCGAGGGCGACCGCCGGTGGACGACGAGGAAGGACGGCAGCGAGCAGCACCCGCACGAGTCCCCGGCACTCATGACCTGGCCGATGATCATCCTCGCGGTCGGCTCGGTCGGTCTGGGCCTGGTGCTCGCGGTCGGGGACCGGTTCGTCGACTGGCTCGAGCCCGTGACCGGCCACGCCGAGCACGGCGAGCCCGTGCTGCCGGCCTGGTCGCTCATCGCCATCACGCTCGCCGCGGTCGTCGTCGGCCTGGTGCTCGCGTGGCGCCGGTACGCGGTCTCCACGGTGCCCGTGGTCCCGCCGCTGGGCACCACGCTGACCCGCGCCGCGCGCGTCGACCTCTACCAGGACGCGGTGAACGACGCGCTCCTGGTCGAGCCGGGCCAGCACCTGACCCGGTCGCTGGTCTACGCCGACCACGCGGTCGTCGACGGCGGGTCCAAGGGCCTCGCGCACACGACCGTCGGTCTGGGCGCCCTGCTCCGGCGCGCCCAGACCGGTTACGTCCGCACCTACGCCGCAACGATGCTCGGAGGCCTCGTGGTCCTCCTGGTCGTCGTGCTGGCCGTCCAGAGCTGA
- a CDS encoding NADH-quinone oxidoreductase subunit M: MSPDFPWLTTLVAWPVLGALLLWFAPRALRPRARALALGIALVELVVAVLAFTAFDTADAGTVQLTETHQWIPAIGASYALGVDGVGLALIGMSVLIVPLVVLAAWREQGSSGGSSAGTSDALRRYLALAIVLEAFIVAVFAARDVFLFYVLFEAMLVPVYFMIGGFGGAGRRYAAVKFLLYSLAGGLIMLVGVIALYLQGPGGPDGFLTDKLTGVALDPTTEKWLFIAFFVAFAIKAPMFPVHTWLPDAAEQAPAGTSTLLVGILDKVGTFGMLTLCLPLFPNASRWAAPFVIVLAVVSILYGALLAIGQKDLMRLIAYTSVSHFGFIVLGIFAFTSTSVAGSSFYMVNHGLSTGALFLVAGFLVARRGSQQIADFGGLQKIVPVLAGLFLVAGLSALSLPGLSTFVSEFMVIVGTFARHPAAAVVATLGVVLAAIYVLWTYQRVFTGPPRDDLAAMPDARASERWAVGPLLVAMLVLGFVPGPALDLVRPPAGVTLEQVGVADLPADAHSAAEGSDQ; this comes from the coding sequence ATGTCGCCCGACTTCCCCTGGCTGACCACGCTCGTCGCGTGGCCGGTGCTCGGTGCGCTGCTGCTGTGGTTCGCACCGAGGGCGCTGCGACCGCGGGCCCGTGCGCTCGCGCTCGGCATCGCGCTCGTCGAGCTCGTCGTCGCCGTCCTGGCCTTCACCGCGTTCGACACCGCGGACGCCGGCACGGTCCAGCTGACCGAGACGCACCAGTGGATCCCCGCCATCGGCGCGTCGTACGCGCTCGGGGTCGACGGCGTGGGTCTCGCGCTGATCGGCATGTCCGTGCTGATCGTGCCGCTCGTGGTGCTGGCGGCCTGGCGCGAGCAGGGCTCGTCCGGCGGCTCGTCGGCCGGCACCTCGGACGCGCTGCGCCGCTACCTCGCGCTCGCGATCGTGCTCGAGGCGTTCATCGTCGCGGTGTTCGCCGCGCGGGACGTGTTCCTGTTCTACGTGCTGTTCGAGGCCATGCTCGTCCCCGTCTACTTCATGATCGGCGGGTTCGGGGGAGCGGGCCGGCGCTACGCCGCGGTCAAGTTCCTGCTGTACTCCCTGGCGGGCGGGCTGATCATGCTCGTCGGCGTCATCGCGCTGTACCTGCAGGGTCCGGGCGGCCCCGACGGGTTCCTCACCGACAAGCTCACCGGCGTCGCGCTGGACCCGACCACGGAGAAGTGGCTGTTCATCGCCTTCTTCGTGGCGTTCGCGATCAAGGCGCCCATGTTCCCGGTGCACACCTGGCTGCCGGACGCCGCGGAGCAGGCGCCGGCCGGCACCTCGACCCTGCTGGTCGGCATCCTCGACAAGGTCGGGACGTTCGGCATGCTGACGCTCTGCCTGCCGCTGTTCCCGAACGCGTCGCGGTGGGCCGCGCCGTTCGTGATCGTGCTCGCCGTGGTCTCGATCCTCTACGGGGCGCTGCTCGCGATCGGGCAGAAGGACCTCATGCGGCTGATCGCCTACACGTCGGTCTCGCACTTCGGGTTCATCGTGCTGGGCATCTTCGCGTTCACGTCGACCTCGGTCGCCGGCTCCTCGTTCTACATGGTGAACCACGGGCTCTCGACCGGAGCGCTGTTCCTCGTCGCCGGGTTCCTGGTCGCGCGTCGCGGCTCGCAGCAGATCGCCGACTTCGGCGGGCTGCAGAAGATCGTGCCCGTGCTCGCCGGCCTGTTCCTGGTCGCGGGCCTGTCCGCGCTCTCCCTGCCGGGGCTGTCGACGTTCGTGTCCGAGTTCATGGTCATCGTCGGGACGTTCGCGCGGCACCCGGCCGCCGCGGTCGTCGCCACGCTGGGCGTGGTGCTCGCCGCGATCTACGTCCTGTGGACCTACCAGCGGGTCTTCACCGGCCCGCCGCGCGACGACCTCGCGGCCATGCCGGACGCGCGGGCGTCCGAGCGCTGGGCCGTCGGCCCGCTGCTGGTCGCGATGCTCGTCCTCGGGTTCGTGCCCGGGCCGGCGCTCGACCTCGTCCGGCCGCCGGCAGGCGTCACGCTCGAGCAGGTCGGCGTCGCCGACCTGCCCGCCGACGCGCACTCCGCCGCTGAAGGGAGCGACCAGTGA
- the nuoN gene encoding NADH-quinone oxidoreductase subunit NuoN has protein sequence MSFTAPDIAWGPMAPVAIVLGAAILGVLVEAFVPERARRTVQLVLAFGAPVGAVVAVAALWSGVSSSGGHEVLGGSLVVDGPTLVLQGSIAVLTLLSVLVIADRTATGEDAFAPTAASVPGSDYEELARRKGLTQTEVFPLVLFAAGGMLIFPATADLLTLFVALEVLSLPLYLLTGMARRRRLLSQEASLKYFLLGAFASALLIFGIALVYGYSGSLHYTDIATATLAPSALDPLLLVGSVLVLVGLLFKVGAVPFHMWTPDVYQGAPTPITGFMAACTKVAAFGALLRFYYVVVPGLQWDLDVVMWTVAIATMVVGTVVALVQTDVKRLLAYSSIAHAGFVLTGVIALDESGITAVLFYLLVYGVATVGAFGVVWLVRERAAGGDEDDPSSVLGEATHLSQWAGLGRTHPVLAGAFALFLLSFAGIPLTAGFIGKFAVFSAAVEGGAWPLALVGVLSSSAAAFFYVRVIVLMYFTDPATPVVAPVVTTVEPVEGASAGAGETGGAVTTAPEQGVDVAVAPGGAAVATLVETRAPSTTTTVVPSEGLAVVAIGVCAVLTVVLGVFPTPVLDLIGDVASFLP, from the coding sequence GTGAGCTTCACCGCACCGGACATCGCCTGGGGGCCGATGGCGCCCGTCGCGATCGTCCTCGGCGCCGCGATCCTCGGCGTGCTCGTCGAGGCCTTCGTGCCCGAGCGCGCCCGGCGGACCGTCCAGCTGGTGCTCGCGTTCGGCGCGCCCGTCGGTGCCGTCGTCGCCGTCGCGGCCCTGTGGTCCGGGGTGTCGTCGTCGGGCGGGCACGAGGTGCTCGGCGGCTCGCTCGTCGTCGACGGCCCGACCCTCGTGCTGCAGGGCTCGATCGCCGTGCTCACGCTGCTCTCGGTGCTCGTGATCGCCGACCGCACCGCGACGGGGGAGGACGCGTTCGCCCCCACCGCCGCCTCGGTCCCGGGCTCCGACTACGAGGAGCTCGCGCGGCGCAAGGGGCTGACGCAGACCGAGGTGTTCCCGCTGGTGCTGTTCGCGGCCGGCGGCATGCTGATCTTCCCGGCGACGGCCGACCTGCTGACGCTCTTCGTCGCGCTCGAGGTGCTGTCGCTGCCGCTGTACCTGCTGACCGGCATGGCGCGGCGCCGTCGCCTGCTGTCGCAGGAGGCGTCGCTCAAGTACTTCCTGCTCGGGGCGTTCGCGTCCGCGCTGCTGATCTTCGGCATCGCGCTCGTCTACGGGTACAGCGGGTCGCTGCACTACACGGACATCGCGACCGCGACCCTGGCCCCGTCGGCGCTCGACCCGCTGCTGCTCGTCGGGTCGGTGCTCGTGCTCGTCGGGCTGCTGTTCAAGGTCGGCGCGGTGCCGTTCCACATGTGGACGCCCGACGTGTACCAGGGCGCCCCGACCCCCATTACGGGGTTCATGGCGGCGTGCACCAAGGTCGCCGCGTTCGGTGCGCTGCTGCGGTTCTACTACGTCGTGGTGCCCGGCCTGCAGTGGGACCTCGACGTGGTCATGTGGACCGTCGCGATCGCCACCATGGTGGTCGGCACCGTCGTCGCGCTGGTCCAGACGGACGTCAAGCGCCTGCTCGCGTACTCCTCGATCGCGCACGCGGGCTTCGTGCTCACGGGCGTCATCGCGCTCGACGAGTCGGGCATCACCGCCGTGCTGTTCTACCTGCTCGTCTACGGGGTCGCCACGGTCGGGGCGTTCGGCGTCGTCTGGCTCGTGCGCGAGCGCGCGGCCGGCGGCGACGAGGACGACCCCAGCTCGGTCCTCGGCGAGGCCACGCACCTGTCGCAGTGGGCGGGCCTCGGCCGCACCCACCCCGTGCTCGCCGGCGCGTTCGCGCTGTTCCTGCTCTCGTTCGCGGGCATCCCGCTCACGGCGGGCTTCATCGGGAAGTTCGCCGTGTTCTCCGCGGCGGTGGAGGGCGGCGCGTGGCCGCTCGCGCTCGTCGGCGTGCTGAGCTCGTCGGCCGCGGCGTTCTTCTACGTGCGCGTCATCGTGCTGATGTACTTCACGGACCCGGCGACGCCCGTCGTCGCGCCCGTGGTGACGACCGTCGAGCCCGTCGAGGGCGCGTCGGCGGGCGCGGGCGAGACCGGGGGTGCCGTCACCACGGCGCCCGAGCAGGGCGTCGACGTCGCGGTCGCGCCGGGCGGTGCGGCGGTCGCGACGCTCGTCGAGACCCGCGCGCCGAGCACGACCACCACCGTCGTGCCGTCCGAGGGCCTCGCCGTCGTCGCGATCGGGGTGTGCGCCGTCCTCACCGTGGTGCTGGGCGTCTTCCCGACGCCGGTGCTCGACCTGATCGGCGACGTCGCGTCCTTCCTGCCGTGA
- a CDS encoding polyprenyl synthetase family protein yields the protein MTSTAAIPLADPDLSDRLTARLALVEEALRSAVAHADALADEASRHLVNAGGKRLRPLLTLLVAELGDGSRREVIDAAVVVELTHLATLYHDDVMDSAPLRRGAPAAHEVWGNSVAILTGDLLFARASSTVAGLGPEAVRIQARTFERLCLGQLHETVGPRADDDPVAHYLQVLADKTASLIATSARLGAMFAGCQPSVVETVTAFGERIGVAFQLADDVIDLTSDGTQTGKTPGTDLREHVPTMPVLLLRERCAGPDATEEDRALLARLDGDLSQDADLADVVAALRGHAVVAQTRDRAVGLAHDAVRELAPLPDGPVKDALVSFADVLVDRAS from the coding sequence GTGACTTCGACCGCGGCCATCCCGTTGGCCGACCCGGACCTCTCCGACCGGCTCACCGCACGTCTCGCGCTCGTCGAGGAGGCGCTGCGGTCAGCCGTCGCACACGCTGACGCGCTGGCCGACGAGGCCTCGCGCCACCTGGTCAACGCGGGCGGCAAGCGTCTGCGCCCGCTGCTCACCCTGCTGGTCGCCGAGCTCGGGGACGGCTCGCGCCGCGAGGTCATCGACGCGGCGGTCGTCGTGGAGCTGACGCACCTGGCGACGCTGTACCACGACGACGTCATGGACTCCGCGCCGCTGCGACGCGGGGCGCCGGCGGCGCACGAGGTCTGGGGCAACTCGGTCGCGATCCTCACCGGCGACCTGCTCTTCGCGCGTGCGTCCTCCACCGTGGCGGGCCTGGGACCCGAGGCGGTGCGGATCCAGGCGCGCACGTTCGAGCGGCTGTGCCTGGGCCAGCTGCACGAGACGGTGGGTCCGCGCGCGGACGACGACCCGGTGGCGCACTACCTGCAGGTGCTCGCGGACAAGACCGCGTCGCTGATCGCGACCTCGGCACGGCTCGGGGCCATGTTCGCCGGGTGCCAGCCCTCCGTGGTGGAGACGGTCACGGCGTTCGGCGAGCGGATCGGCGTGGCCTTCCAGCTCGCCGACGACGTGATCGACCTGACCTCGGACGGTACGCAGACCGGCAAGACGCCCGGGACCGACCTGCGCGAGCACGTGCCCACGATGCCCGTGCTGCTGCTGCGCGAGCGGTGCGCCGGCCCGGACGCGACCGAGGAGGACCGCGCGCTGCTCGCGCGGCTGGACGGCGACCTCTCGCAGGACGCGGACCTGGCGGACGTCGTCGCCGCGCTGCGCGGGCACGCCGTGGTCGCCCAGACGCGGGACCGCGCCGTGGGCCTGGCGCACGACGCGGTGCGCGAGCTCGCGCCGCTGCCCGACGGGCCGGTGAAGGACGCGCTGGTGTCGTTCGCCGACGTGCTGGTCGACCGCGCCTCCTGA